A DNA window from Comamonas fluminis contains the following coding sequences:
- a CDS encoding MBL fold metallo-hydrolase, translated as MTHPQESALHYPLGDQLPAAGQCLSIADGIKWIRMSLPFALDHINLWLLRDHQEDMHGQIVEGWTVVDCCVNRPEARQQWEQIFASELEGLPILRIIVTHMHPDHIGLAGWLCEHWKAPLWISATDYNTARVAIKDRDGFGGESGSEFYSLHGQPEGDFLKHVRGRGSYYSSLVAQIPETYRRIMDGSAIIIGGRNWTCIAGYGHAPEHMALYCAETNILISGDMVLPRISANVSVHSSEPEANPLQLFLDSLRRYLELPQDCYVLPSHGKPFTGLHQRVHQLIEHHEARLQDIMQAAQTQNLSATDILPTLFKRQLDAHQMTFAMGEAPAHLHYLWFSQKLMRRLDENGVLRFQLHRA; from the coding sequence ATGTCCCTGCCTTTTGCGCTGGACCATATCAATCTCTGGCTGCTACGCGACCATCAGGAAGATATGCATGGCCAGATCGTTGAAGGATGGACAGTCGTTGACTGCTGCGTCAACCGTCCAGAGGCACGCCAGCAGTGGGAACAGATCTTTGCCTCCGAACTCGAAGGCCTGCCCATCTTGCGAATCATCGTCACCCACATGCACCCAGACCATATAGGCCTGGCAGGCTGGCTTTGCGAACACTGGAAAGCCCCGCTCTGGATCAGCGCCACGGATTACAACACTGCCCGCGTCGCCATAAAGGACAGAGATGGCTTTGGCGGAGAATCCGGCTCTGAGTTCTATAGCCTGCATGGGCAGCCGGAAGGCGACTTCCTCAAACATGTGCGCGGTCGCGGCAGCTATTACTCCTCACTGGTAGCCCAGATTCCAGAAACCTACCGCCGCATCATGGATGGCTCCGCCATCATCATCGGTGGCCGCAACTGGACATGCATCGCAGGCTATGGCCATGCACCGGAGCACATGGCTCTGTACTGTGCGGAAACGAATATCCTCATCAGCGGCGATATGGTCCTTCCCCGCATATCCGCCAATGTCAGCGTTCATTCCTCAGAACCTGAGGCCAACCCGCTGCAACTGTTTCTGGATTCACTCAGACGCTATCTGGAGCTTCCGCAGGACTGCTACGTTCTGCCCTCGCACGGCAAACCCTTCACCGGCTTGCACCAAAGAGTCCATCAACTGATTGAACATCACGAGGCAAGACTCCAGGACATCATGCAGGCTGCCCAGACCCAGAACCTGAGCGCGACCGACATTCTGCCCACTCTGTTCAAGCGACAACTGGATGCCCACCAGATGACATTTGCCATGGGCGAAGCCCCGGCCCATCTTCACTACCTGTGGTTCTCCCAGAAACTCATGCGCAGGCTTGATGAAAACGGCGTGCTGCGCTTTCAACTCCATAGAGCATGA